The proteins below come from a single Carnobacterium divergens DSM 20623 genomic window:
- the esaA gene encoding type VII secretion protein EsaA, which yields MKKKITVGIVFFMLIVLLGGSLTYLGLFSKTVENKEQKDQVSRMTIALVNEDAGTDFQGKQFSLGENYTKKVEQDTKQNWYLVSRSIAESGLANDTYNLMIVIPSNFSENVFSLSSVAPERTEISYKINANGNKDVENEALKVAKTTISELNKELVDVYIASILDNLYTAQKNVGSVVANQKEKVGIYSNSVFKPVDGYTKQFEGLKESGDTSVKGLDDHSKLLASYLESVVGYNKSQTGYDDNLQKLIETQLKNQEDYKAFSEEINKYNLQLSSEETQELYDRLVTENKLIGNEFTKTEETSLLNQVDNAGNYITEVEKTVELQKNAIDELLADNKKALDEIVRTNLKEIYGLSEADSKLTLENLLQGEEGMPESKLAAIKAEEFERLNALSSKLATLLYLDGAMLESSVYLDGGTKDFIQVELEKINNYLNKERGTNNFKLNLHEGEILTINPDDYEPVNNEKIAKLDGLKQQLNQKESTIYTKTIVETSLVDYSFEKNIDLSLTVPSGVLINKVSIIDSKGDEIDLDKEQIQNGAINLLGILNDKKNPRKLTRHLTMAIEYQLDLNAEEIGIEEAPKDKLQLSVTPYLGITTGPLPIGGKPPEEIETNPNDFVPGKPFEKKITLPFNAINTKEYRRTLKTYHKLIGEYQQEYKNGVQELSVLFGTLNEDGSSTKPRNASRYYNELRNDTDVFGIITRLMMVPVTNTYNDYLADFITYQEAATKMAAQLEELNQKMVDTTETTKNLNQEVDNQLENLSKWQKEMASIESNEMRTSLLTESEHETTKMLHEELKMLVQESERLKETSESNIESANSIKKIFDDFNEDTVAIQKSGENVTANTKDLMGQFKKQTDNHTDFSKTFNKVLENGQQNGVLNNQFVDFLSAPVSEQDNGRISSGDTYYPYLIIVALFITSIFTSYVLDLSVWKMRKVNSFQEEDNLAIRNLPMVLLGVTAAIIEGLVIGILSFRMQGLNGDIQLTWLANIILLQIVFVLLTSYLLRQFKMLGMFMNLVLFTAYLLLTDAVGRAIDSSSIFYKIRTFSPLYQGESILSNVSNQIQTTNHYLLYLIGAIPLLILLNLVVWLPNFKKKTKVEGEE from the coding sequence ATGAAGAAAAAAATTACCGTTGGAATAGTATTTTTTATGTTGATTGTCTTATTAGGAGGATCCCTTACATACTTAGGATTATTTTCTAAGACAGTTGAGAATAAAGAACAAAAAGATCAAGTTTCTCGGATGACAATTGCATTAGTCAACGAAGACGCTGGGACTGATTTTCAAGGAAAGCAGTTTTCATTAGGCGAAAATTATACAAAGAAGGTCGAACAAGATACGAAACAAAACTGGTATTTGGTAAGTAGAAGTATTGCAGAGAGTGGATTAGCAAACGATACATACAATCTGATGATTGTGATTCCTAGTAACTTTTCAGAAAATGTGTTTAGCCTGAGTTCCGTTGCGCCAGAAAGAACCGAAATCAGTTATAAAATTAATGCGAATGGAAATAAGGATGTTGAAAATGAGGCTTTAAAAGTTGCTAAAACGACTATTTCTGAATTAAACAAAGAATTGGTGGATGTCTACATTGCTTCAATTTTAGACAATTTATATACAGCACAAAAAAATGTTGGAAGTGTAGTTGCAAATCAAAAAGAAAAAGTAGGGATTTACAGCAATTCAGTTTTTAAACCAGTAGATGGCTACACGAAACAATTTGAAGGACTTAAGGAGTCAGGTGATACCTCAGTTAAAGGGTTAGATGACCATAGTAAATTATTAGCTAGCTATTTAGAATCTGTTGTCGGCTACAATAAAAGTCAAACGGGCTATGATGATAACTTACAAAAGTTGATTGAAACCCAATTGAAAAACCAAGAAGATTATAAAGCATTTAGCGAAGAGATCAATAAGTACAATTTGCAATTATCAAGCGAGGAAACACAGGAATTATATGATCGCTTAGTGACCGAAAATAAATTGATAGGCAATGAATTCACTAAAACAGAAGAAACCTCTTTATTAAATCAAGTGGATAATGCTGGAAATTATATTACAGAAGTTGAAAAGACCGTTGAGTTGCAAAAAAATGCAATTGATGAGTTGCTTGCAGATAATAAAAAAGCGTTAGACGAAATTGTTCGAACAAATTTAAAAGAGATTTATGGACTTAGTGAGGCAGATTCTAAGTTAACGTTAGAAAACTTGCTACAAGGTGAAGAGGGCATGCCAGAAAGTAAATTGGCAGCAATCAAAGCAGAAGAATTCGAACGCTTAAATGCATTATCTTCTAAACTAGCTACTTTACTCTATTTAGATGGAGCAATGCTGGAAAGTAGCGTTTATTTAGATGGTGGAACGAAAGATTTTATTCAAGTAGAATTGGAAAAAATTAATAACTACCTCAATAAAGAGCGTGGAACAAATAATTTTAAATTAAATCTTCACGAAGGTGAAATATTAACAATAAATCCAGATGATTATGAACCAGTAAATAATGAGAAAATAGCTAAATTAGATGGGTTAAAACAACAATTAAATCAAAAAGAGTCAACCATTTACACGAAGACGATCGTAGAAACTTCATTAGTAGATTATTCATTTGAAAAAAATATTGATTTAAGTTTGACCGTTCCAAGTGGAGTTTTGATAAATAAAGTATCTATCATTGATTCAAAGGGTGACGAAATTGATCTTGATAAGGAACAAATTCAAAATGGAGCAATTAATTTACTCGGTATATTAAATGACAAGAAAAATCCAAGAAAATTAACCCGTCATTTAACGATGGCAATTGAGTATCAGCTGGATTTAAATGCTGAAGAAATTGGAATTGAAGAAGCGCCAAAAGACAAACTTCAATTATCAGTCACGCCGTATCTAGGAATTACGACTGGACCGCTTCCTATTGGTGGAAAGCCGCCAGAGGAAATTGAAACAAATCCGAATGACTTTGTCCCGGGTAAGCCATTTGAGAAAAAAATAACCTTACCTTTCAATGCCATCAATACAAAAGAGTATCGTCGAACATTAAAAACATATCATAAATTGATTGGTGAATATCAACAAGAGTATAAAAATGGGGTTCAAGAATTGTCCGTTTTATTCGGTACTTTGAATGAAGATGGAAGCTCTACAAAGCCAAGAAATGCATCACGGTATTACAATGAATTACGTAATGATACGGATGTTTTTGGCATTATTACAAGATTAATGATGGTTCCTGTTACGAATACGTATAACGATTATTTAGCTGATTTTATCACGTATCAAGAAGCCGCAACGAAGATGGCTGCTCAATTAGAAGAGTTGAATCAAAAGATGGTTGATACAACAGAAACAACCAAAAACTTAAATCAAGAAGTTGACAATCAGCTTGAAAATTTAAGTAAATGGCAAAAAGAAATGGCTTCAATTGAAAGCAACGAAATGAGAACAAGCCTTTTAACCGAGAGTGAACATGAAACAACTAAAATGCTTCACGAAGAATTAAAAATGCTGGTTCAAGAAAGTGAACGTTTAAAAGAAACTTCTGAATCCAACATTGAGTCTGCAAATTCCATTAAAAAAATCTTTGATGATTTTAATGAGGATACGGTCGCTATTCAAAAAAGTGGGGAGAATGTAACCGCTAATACAAAAGATTTAATGGGTCAATTTAAAAAACAAACAGACAACCATACAGATTTTTCTAAAACCTTTAATAAAGTCTTAGAAAACGGACAACAAAATGGGGTTTTAAATAATCAGTTTGTTGATTTTCTTTCAGCTCCAGTAAGCGAGCAAGACAATGGTCGCATTTCAAGTGGGGATACGTATTACCCTTATTTGATTATTGTAGCGTTGTTTATCACAAGCATTTTCACTTCTTACGTGCTTGATTTAAGTGTTTGGAAAATGAGAAAAGTCAACAGTTTCCAAGAAGAAGACAACTTGGCTATTCGAAATCTGCCAATGGTATTACTAGGAGTTACGGCAGCGATTATTGAAGGCCTAGTAATTGGTATCTTAAGCTTTAGAATGCAAGGATTAAATGGAGACATTCAGTTAACTTGGCTAGCCAATATTATTCTGCTACAAATTGTGTTTGTTCTGCTAACGTCGTATCTTTTAAGACAGTTTAAAATGCTTGGAATGTTTATGAACCTCGTGCTATTTACAGCCTATTTATTACTGACGGATGCCGTTGGAAGAGCGATCGATTCAAGCAGTATTTTCTATAAAATTAGAACGTTTTCTCCCTTATACCAAGGAGAATCAATCTTATCAAATGTATCCAATCAAATTCAAACAACCAATCACTATTTGCTTTATTTAATCGGAGCAATTCCGTTGTTGATTTTACTCAATTTAGTTGTTTGGCTACCGAATTTCAAAAAGAAAACCAAAGTGGAAGGAGAAGAATAA
- a CDS encoding WXG100 family type VII secretion target: MSQIRLSPEELRTSAQKYTQGSDEIDSLLSNLKSEQENITQNWGGSASEKFSQQFTELSGKVTEFSQLLRDINRQLNEVATAVEETDREIASKIGFQ; this comes from the coding sequence ATGTCACAAATCAGATTATCACCAGAAGAATTACGTACATCCGCACAAAAATACACACAAGGTTCAGATGAGATTGATTCATTATTAAGCAACCTAAAAAGCGAACAAGAAAATATCACTCAAAACTGGGGTGGTAGTGCTTCTGAAAAATTCAGCCAACAATTTACTGAATTATCAGGAAAAGTAACAGAATTCTCACAATTGTTACGTGATATCAACCGTCAGTTGAATGAAGTTGCAACAGCAGTTGAAGAAACAGATAGAGAAATTGCAAGCAAAATTGGTTTTCAATAA